A region from the Lolium perenne isolate Kyuss_39 chromosome 4, Kyuss_2.0, whole genome shotgun sequence genome encodes:
- the LOC139830332 gene encoding probable acyl-activating enzyme 21, translating to MDGSVRCEANYVPLTPLSFLERAALVYGARTAVVYGGREYSWRDTRERCLAGASALARLGVGRRDVVAVLAANTPAMYELHFSVPMTGGVLCTLNTRLDAAMVSVLLSHSEAKVFLVESQFLAVARDALALLADDKASMPLLITIDTDGDNSSEGAPEYEALLRSAPRGFEIRASSIDGEMK from the exons ATGGATGGATCGGTGCGGTGCGAAGCAAACTACGTGCCGCTGACGCCGCTGAGCTTCCTggagcgcgccgcgctcgtgtacGGCGCGCGCACGGCCGTCGTCTACGGCGGCAGGGAGTACTCGTGGCGCGACACGCGGGAGCGGTGCCTCGCCGGCGCGTCCGCGCTCGCGCGCCTCGGCGTCGGCCGCCGGGACGTGGTGGCGGTCCTGGCCGCGAACACGCCGGCCATGTACGAGCTGCACTTCAGCGTGCCCATGACCGGCGGCGTCCTGTGCACGCTCAACACCCGGCTCGACGCGGCCATGGTGTCCGTGCTCCTCAGCCACTCGGAGGCCAAGGTCTTCCTCGTCGAGTCGCAGTTCCTCGCCGTCGCCCGCGACGCGCTTGCGCTGCTCGCCGACGACAAGGCCAGCATGCCACTCCTCATCACGATTGACACTGACGGCGATAATAGCAGCGAGGGCGCGCCGGAGTACGAGGCCCTTCTGAGGAGCGCGCCGCGCGGCTTCGAGATCAG GGCGTCATCGATCGACGGGGAAATGAAATGA
- the LOC139829805 gene encoding probable acyl-activating enzyme 21, whose protein sequence is MEGSVRCEANYVPLTPLSFLERAALVYGARTAVVYGGREYSWRDTRERCLAGASALARLGVGRRDVVAVLAANTPAMYELHFSVPMTGGVLCTLNTRLDAAMVSVLLSHSEAKVFLVESQFLAVARDALALLYVECRISCPQHGACLIAG, encoded by the exons ATGGAGGGATCGGTGCGGTGCGAAGCAAACTACGTGCCGCTGACGCCGCTGAGCTTCCTggagcgcgccgcgctcgtgtacGGCGCGCGCACGGCCGTCGTCTACGGCGGCAGGGAGTACTCGTGGCGCGACACGCGGGAGCGGTGCCTCGCCGGCGCGTCCGCGCTCGCGCGCCTCGGCGTCGGCCGCCGGGACGTGGTGGCGGTCCTGGCCGCGAACACGCCGGCCATGTACGAGCTGCACTTCAGCGTGCCCATGACCGGCGGCGTCCTGTGCACGCTCAACACCCGGCTCGACGCGGCCATGGTGTCCGTGCTCCTCAGCCACTCGGAGGCCAAGGTCTTCCTCGTCGAGTCGCAGTTCCTCGCCGTCGCCCGCGACGCGCTTGCGCTGCTATatgttgaatgccg AATTTCTTGTCCTCAACATGGAGCGTGCCTCATAGCTGGATAG
- the LOC127297170 gene encoding calcium-dependent lipid-binding protein — protein sequence MGLISGMFMGVVVGVAIMAGWSRVMQQRSRKRVAKAADIKALGSLGRDDLKKLCGDNFPEWISFPQYEQVKWLNKHLSKLWPFVSQAATAVVKESVEPLLDDYRPPGIKSLKFNKFSLGNVSPKIEGIRIQNLQPGQIIMDIDFRWGGDPSIILAVDARVASLPIQLKDLQVFTVVRVVFQLSEEIPCISAVLVALLAEAKPKIQYTLKAVGGSLTAIPGLSDMIDDTVNSIVNDMLQWPHRIVVPLGVNVDTSELELKPEGRLSLTVVKATSLKNKEMIGKSDPYVTLYVRPMFKVKTKVIGNNLNPEWNETFELIVEDKETQSVILEVYDEDNLQQDKRLGVAKLAVNNIQPETPSEITLKLMQSLDSLKIKDYGDRGSLHLKVTYHPFTKEEQLEALESEKRAIEERKRLKEAGVIGSTMDALGGAASLVGSGVGFVGTGVAGGVGLVGSGLGAGAGLVGSGIGAVGSGLGKAGKFMGRTVTGHLGMSRKSGSSSTAPQPDQASA from the exons ATGGGGCTGATCTCGGGGATGTTCATGGGGGTGGTCGTCGGCGTCGCCATCATGGCCGGCTGGAGCCGCGTCATGCAGCAGCGGAGCAGGAAGCGCGTTGCCAAG GCTGCGGATATCAAGGCCCTCGGCTCTCTCGGCAGGGACGACCTCAAGAAGCTTTGCGGCGACAATTTCCCCGAGTGGATTTCCTTCCCGCAGTATGAGCAG GTGAAATGGCTCAACAAGCATCTCAGCAAACTTTGGCCTTTTGTTTCCCAA GCTGCAACTGCAGTTGTTAAGGAATCTGTTGAACCACTGCTAGATGATTACCGACCTCCAGGAATAAAATCTCTGAAGTTCAACAAATTCTCTCTTGGAAATGTGTCGCCAAAGATTGAAG GCATCCGTATCCAAAATCTTCAGCCAGGCCAGATCATAATGGATATAGATTTCCGCTGGGGTGGTGATCCAAGCATAATCCTTGCTGTTGATGCTCGGGTTGCATCACTGCCTATTCAG CTCAAGGATCTCCAGGTCTTTACAGTTGTCCGTGTTGTATTTCAACTATCAGAAGAGATTCCCTGCATCTCTGCTGTGCTTGTTGCTCTCCTCGCAGAGGCAA AGCCAAAAATACAGTACACGTTGAAGGCTGTTGGAGGAAGCCTGACTGCTATTCCAGGACTTTCTGATATGATTGAT GATACTGTCAATTCAATTGTCAATGACATGCTCCAGTGGCCACACAGGATTGTTGTTCCACTTGGTGTCAATGTTGATACAAG TGAGCTGGAGCTTAAACCTGAGGGAAGACTTTCTTTGACTGTAGTAAAAGCAACGTCTCTGAAGAACAAGGAGATGATTGGTAAATCTGATCCCTATGTGACCCTGTATGTGCGTCCGATGTTCAAGGTGAAAACGAAAGTCATTGGTAACAATCTAAATCCTGAATGGAATGAAACATTTGAGCTGATTGTTGAAGACAAGGAAACCCAATCTGTCATTCTCGAG GTTTATGATGAAGACAACCTTCAGCAAGACAAGAGGCTAGGTGTGGCTAAACTAGCAGTGAACAATATTCAGCCTGAGACTCCCTCTGAAATCACTCTGAAGCTTATGCAGTCACTGGATTCACTTAAAATTAAAGACTACGGGGATAGAGGATCATTACATCTTAAG GTCACGTACCATCCATTTACCAAGGAAGAGCAACTGGAAGCCCTGGAGTCGGAAAAGAGAGCAATAGAGGAgaggaagcggctcaaggaggctggAGTAATTGGCAGCACAATGGATGCACTTGGTGGCGCCGCATCACTAGTTGGTTCAGGTGTTGGGTTTGTGGGCACTGGCGTTGCTGGGGGTGTTGGGCTCGTGGGCTCAGGGCTCGGTGCTGGCGCAGGGCTTGTTGGTTCTGGTATTGGGGCCGTGGGCAGTGGCCTTGGTAAAGCTGGGAAGTTCATGGGGAGGACTGTGACAGGTCATTTGGGCATGTCCCGCAAGAGCGGCAGCAGCTCTACTGCTCCTCAGCCTGATCAGGCTTCTGCATAA